The Filimonas lacunae genomic sequence TCTACCGGTTTTAAAAACCATACGCGGTTTTTGAAACGGAAGGTTTTATCGGTCAACGCTCCCACAGGGCATACGTCAATAACGTTTCCTATAAAATCGTTATCCAGGCTCTTCTCAATATAAGTAGCAATCTCGGCATGATCTCCCCTGTCCAACACACCATGCGCACGTTTTTCAGTAAGTTGATCCGCAGTAAACACGCAACGGAAACACATAATACAACGTGTCATATGCAATTGAATGTACGGTCCCAGATCATGTTTTTTAAACGTGCGACGCTGAAACTCGTAACGGGTACCTACTTTACCATGCTCGTAGCTTAAGTCCTGTAAATGACACTCACCGGCCTGATCACAGATAGGACAATCCAGCGGGTGATTCAATAACAAAAATTCAACCACACCTGCACGTGCATCAATCACGCGCTCGCTGGTAATATTCTTTACCTCCATGCCATCCATAACAGTAGTACGGCAACTGGCCACCAGCTTAGGCATCGGGCGCGGATCTTTTTCACTCCCCTTGCTCACCTCTACCAGGCAGGTTCGGCATTTACCACCGCTACCCTTCAGCTTGCTGTAAAAACACATAGCCGGCGGAGCCACATCACCTCCTATTTTACGGGCAGCTTCCAGAATACTGGTTCCTGGAGCCACTTCAATAGTGATGTTGTCTATCGTTACCTTAAACAATGGTTGTTGTTCTGACATGTTTATCAAACTAAAAGTCAACAATAAAAATTCATAAAACAGGACTAGGCAATCACCTCACGTTCATCTGCATAATGAGCCAATCCGTAGTTGCGCGTCTGGCTTTCTACCGGATTGTTCACATACCATTCAAATTCATCACGGAAATGGCGGATGGCAGCAGCTACAGGCCATGCAGCAGCGTCACCCAGCGGGCAAATGGTATTGCCTTCAATTTTGCGCTGAATGTCCCACAACAGATCTATATCGCTGATCTTACCTTTTCCTTCCAGTAAACGCTTCAACAGCTTTTCCATCCAGCCGGTACCTTCCCGGCACGGGCTACATTGTCCGCAGCTTTCGTGACGGTAAAAACGGGCCAGTGTATACGTATTGCGTACTACGCTCTGATCTTCATCCAATACAATAAAACCACCTGAGCCCATCATACTGCCGGTAGCAAAACCACCATCACTTAAACTTTCATAGTTCATATAACGGGTTTCGCCTTTTGCTGTTTTAAACAGCAGGTTGGCAGGTAAAATAGGCACAGAAGAACCACCGGGAATACAGGCTTTCAGGCGTTTGCCATTGGCTATACCACCACAGTATTCATCAGAGTAAATAAAGTCTTCTACCGAAATGGTCATATCTATTTCGTACACCCCTGGCTTGTTAATGTTGCCACAGGCAGAAATCAACTTGGTGCCGGTAGACTTACCTACACCAATTTTAGCATACTCATCGCCTCCCATGTTAATGATAGGCACTACAGCAGCTAAAGTTTCTACGTTGTTTACCACCGTTGGTCTTTCCCATACACCTTTAATGGCCGGGAATGGTGGTTTAATACGCGGGTTGCCACGCTTGCCTTCCAGGCTTTCAATCAGGGCAGTTTCCTCGCCACAGATATAAGCACCGGCGCCACGTTGCACATATATTTCCAGGTCAAAGCCCGATCCTAATATATTCTTTCCTAAAAAGCCATTCGCCTTTGCTTCTGCAATAGCATGTT encodes the following:
- a CDS encoding 2Fe-2S iron-sulfur cluster-binding protein, with product MSEQQPLFKVTIDNITIEVAPGTSILEAARKIGGDVAPPAMCFYSKLKGSGGKCRTCLVEVSKGSEKDPRPMPKLVASCRTTVMDGMEVKNITSERVIDARAGVVEFLLLNHPLDCPICDQAGECHLQDLSYEHGKVGTRYEFQRRTFKKHDLGPYIQLHMTRCIMCFRCVFTADQLTEKRAHGVLDRGDHAEIATYIEKSLDNDFIGNVIDVCPVGALTDKTFRFKNRVWFLKPVDAHCSCSKCSGKVTLWYRGDEVFRVTARKDEWGEVEDWICNECRFEKKKTSDWTIEGPREISRHSVISQGHYVGIEKPKETFEAVMDGRKPRLFMDIHSVSEVNRPEIDLSLIEGPAHSDDFDRVTKKD
- the nuoF gene encoding NADH-quinone oxidoreductase subunit NuoF, with amino-acid sequence MGVKLLLEKAHVEGIRTFEVYRREGGYRGVEKVFKTMSPDAVVEEVKKSGLRGRGGAGFPAGMKWSFIAKPEGVPRHLVCNADESEPGTFKDRYLMENLPHLLIEGLIISSFALGSNATYIYIRGEYAWIPDILEHAIAEAKANGFLGKNILGSGFDLEIYVQRGAGAYICGEETALIESLEGKRGNPRIKPPFPAIKGVWERPTVVNNVETLAAVVPIINMGGDEYAKIGVGKSTGTKLISACGNINKPGVYEIDMTISVEDFIYSDEYCGGIANGKRLKACIPGGSSVPILPANLLFKTAKGETRYMNYESLSDGGFATGSMMGSGGFIVLDEDQSVVRNTYTLARFYRHESCGQCSPCREGTGWMEKLLKRLLEGKGKISDIDLLWDIQRKIEGNTICPLGDAAAWPVAAAIRHFRDEFEWYVNNPVESQTRNYGLAHYADEREVIA